The genomic DNA CGCTGTCTCCAAGTCGCTGCTCTTCCTGTGCGTCGGCACCATCGAGCAGGCCATCGGCTCCCGCGACATCGAGGACATGCGCGGCCTGTACGGAGAGCATCCCCGTACCGCGCTCATCACCATCATCGGCATCCTCTCCATGATGCTGCCGCCCTTCGGCGTGCTGCTCGGCAAGTGGATGGCCATTGAGGCCTCGGCCGACAGCAACCTCTTCGTGGTGGTCATGCTGGCCCTGGGCTCGGCCCTGATGGTCGTGTACCTGGCCCGCTGGGCCGGTTCCCTCATGGGCACCCGCGAGCCGGGCGCCAGCCCGGAATCCCAGCCGCTGCTCATCCGCGTGCCGCTGATGACCCTGTGCCTGGGCGCGGTGGTCCTCTCCCTGACCTCCCCGTGGTTCTACAACTCCATGCTGGCCCCCTGGATCGGTTCGGCTCCCTTCACCGTGGGGTTCGGCTCTCTTGAGTCGGCGCACGGCACCTTTGTGGTGGTGCCCCTGTTCCTGGTTCTCGGCCTTGGACTGCTGTACGCGGTCAAGGCGGCCTCGGGCTACCGCAAGGTCAAGATCATGCCGCCTTACGTGAGCGGGGTGAACAGTTCCGCAGACGGCACCTACGTCGGTCCCATGAACGGCGACGTGCCGTTCTCCACCGGCAACCTCTATCTGGGCGAGCTGTTCGCTGAACCCAAGCTTACGCCCATCTTCAACGCTCTGGCGGTCGCGCTGATCGTCCTCATGCTGGGAGGGGCGCTCTAATGGAAACTCTCATTCTCGTCATCATCGGACTTGTTGGCGCTCCGTTGGCAGGCGGCCTGCTCGCCGGCCTGGACCGCCGCGTAACCGCCTGGTTCCAGTCGCGGCAGGGGCCTCCGATCATGCAGGCCTTCTATGATGTGGCCAAGCTCTTCGGAAAGGAAAAGATGGTCGTCAACCAGTGGCAGATTCTCTGCGCCTGGGTGTACCTCGTCGCCGCGGCCGCTTCCGTGGCCCTGTTCTTCGCTCAGGGCGACCTGCTGCTCGTCATCTTCGTGCAGGCCATCGGCGCGGTCTTCCTGGTCATGGGCGCCTTGTCCACCAAGTCTCCGTACGCTCAGGTGGGCGCGCAGCGCGAATTGATCCAGGTCCTGGCCTACGAGCCGATACTGGTCCTGGTCTTCGTGGGCTTCTACATGGTCACCGGCAGTTTCTCCATCGAGGCCATCTGGGCCCAGGAGACGCCGCTTCTGGCCAAGATGCCGCTGCTCTACCTGGCCCTGGGCTACGCCCTGACCATCAAACTGCGGAAGTCCCCGTTCGACTTCTCGACCTCCCATCACGGCCATCAGGAACTGGTCAAGGGAGTGCTCACGGAGTACTCCGGCCCCTACCTCGGCCTGATCGAAATAGCCCACTGGTACGAGACCATCCTGGTGCTCGGCCTGTGCGCGCTCTTCTGGCATACCAACGTGGCCTGGATGGCGCTTCTGCTCGCGGCCACCTATATGCTCGAAATCCTGGTGGACAACACCATGGCCCGGATGACCTGGCGCTGGATGATAAAGCGCGTCTGGCTGCTCGGCATGGGCATGTCCGTCGTTAACCTCATCTGGCTGTACGCGGGGTAAATCATGTTCGGATCATTCATAAAGAAATCTCGCGCCAAGTCACCGTGGATCATGCACTTCGACTGCGGTAGCTGCAACGGCTGCGATATCGAGGTACTGGCCTGCCTGACTCCGCTCTACGACGTGGAACGGTTCGGCGTCGTCAACGTGGGCAACCCCAAGCACGCCGACGTGCTTCTGGTTACCGGAACGGTCAACCACCGGAACAAGAAGGTGCTCAAGAACATCTACGACCAGATGCCCGAGCCCAAGGCCGTCATCGCCATCGGCGCGTGCGGCAACACCGGCGGCGTATTCCGCGAGGCCTACAATGTCGTGGGCGGCGTGGATAAGGTCATCCCCGTGGACGTCTACGTTCCCGGCTGTCCGGCCAAGCCCGAGGCCATCATCGACGGCGTCGTGGCGGGACTCGCCAAGTTCGCCCAGAAAGTCGAAGAAGCCAAGTAGCTTCACGCGAGGTAATCAATGCAAGGTAAAGTTATAGATGTGACCGTCGACAGCCTTGTCGGCGAGGTCATGCATATGAAGAACGACGGGCAGAGGCTTGTCACGTACTCCACCTACCAGGAAGGAGACAAGATCGGCATCCTCTACCACTTCGACAAGAACCTGGAGATCACCCACCTGCGGCTGCTGGCCGACATGGACAAGCCCATTCCGAGCGTGTCCGGCGTCTATTTCGCCGCTCTTCTGGTGGAAAACGAAATCCGCGACCAGTGGGACGTCAAGTTCGACGGCCTGGTTCTCGACTTCAACCGCACGCTCTATCTCGACCCCGAGGTCACCCAGGTTCCCCTGGTGTCCAACGTCAAGATCGAGCCCAAAAAATAGGGGGCTGAAATGGCAACCACCGTTATACCCTTCGGCCCGCAGCACCCCGTCCTGCCCGAGCCGGTCCACTTGACCCTCAAGGTCGAGGACGAGATCGTCAAAGAGGCCATCCCGGCGCTGGGCTATGTCCATCGCGGCCTGGAGAAACTGGCCGATATCCGCGACTATCACCAGATGATTAACGTCTGTGAGCGCGTCTGCGGCATCTGCTCCATGATCCACGCCGTCTGCTACTCGCAGAGCATCGAGGAACTCATGGGCGTCGAGGTTCCGGACCGCGCCAAGATGCTGCGCATCATCTGGTCCGAGCTTCATCGCTGCCACTCCCACCTGCTCTGGCTGGGCCTGTTCGCCGACGCATTCGGCTTCGAAGCCCTGTTCATGCAGTTCTGGCGTGTTCGCGAACGCATCATGGACATCAACGAGGCGACCACCGGCAGCCGCGTCATCGTTTCGGTCAACGTCATCGGCGGCGTCCGCGCCGACCTCAGCCCGGAGCAGATTCGCTGGATTCTGTCCGAGATCGAGATCGTCGAGAAGGAAGTCCGGGCGATGCAGGACACCATCATGAACGACTACACGGTCAAGTCCCGTACCGTGGGCATCGGCGTGATGACCAAGGAACAGGCCTGGGAACTCGGCGCGGCAGGCCCGACCCTGCGCGGCTCCGGCGTGGCCCAGGATATGCGCATGACCGGCTATGGCGCATACGGCGAACTGGACTTCGAGCCAGTGGTCGAAACCGCCGGAGACTGCTGGGCACGTTCCACCGTCCGTTTCCGCGAAGTGCTCCAGTCCATCGACCTGGTCCGCCAGGCCATCGCCAAGCTCCCCGAGGGCGAGCTTGCCACCAAGGTCAAGGGCAATCCGCCCGAGGGCGAGATATTCACCCGGGTCGAGCAGCCGCGCGGTGAGTGCGTCTACTACATTCGGGGCAACGGCACCAAGCACTTGGACCGGCTGCGTATCCGCACCCCCACGTTCGCCAACATTCCGCCGCTTCTGGGCATGTTGCCGGGCTGCGAGCTGGCCGACGTGCCGGTTATCGTGCTGTCCATTGACCCGTGCATCAGCTGCACCGAACGCTAGGAGGTCGTATGCTGTTTACACCGAACGTCATCAAGAACCTGCTGAAAAAGCCCGTCACCCGGAAGTATCCCTTCGAGGTGCGCGCGCCGTTCTCCAATTACCGGGGCGAGCTGGTCATCGACATCAACAAGTGCATCTTCTGCGGCCTGTGTTCCCGCAAGTGCCCCAGCCAGTGCATTACCGTGGACAAGTCGTCCGGCACCTGGCAGTGCGACCCGCACGCCTGCGTCTACTGCGGTCTGTGCAGGGACAACTGCCCGACCAAGTGCCTGTCCATGAAGGATACGCACCGCAAGCCGGTTGCCGAGAAGGTCACCTGGATTGAGCACGGCAATCCGCCCAAGCCCAAAAAGAGAACCGTCGAAGCCAAGCCCGAGCCCGAAGTCAAGCCCGAGCCCGCGCCTGAAGCCAAGCCTGAGGCCGAGGTTGAAGCCAAGCCCGAAGTCAAGGTTGAAGCCAAGACTGAAGCCCCGGTTGAAACAAAGGTTGAGGTCAAGTCTGAGGTCGAGGCCAAAGCCAAGCCCAAAACCAAGAAGTCTGGCAAGAAAGGCAAAAAGGGCGGCAAATAGCCGTTCCGCAATGCAATGAAAAAAGCCCCCGCGCGTAAGCGTGGGGGCTTTTTTGGTGTGCCTCCGGCGGCCGGGGGAAGAGGAAGGAAAAACCTTTCGGTGAAAGGTTCTTTCCTTCCTCTTCCCCGACCCCCATCTCCATCCTTTTCCAAAGCTTTTTATGCCGCTTCGCGGAAAGGAGCGAAAGCTGTTTTGAAGGATGCGGAGGGTAGACGAGACCGTGCAGGAATCGAGCGAAGCGAGCGAGAAAAAGTTTTGAAGAGGGGTCCAAGGGGGAAACTTTTTCAAAAGTTTCCCCCTTGGCCGCCGGAGGCATTCCTCTCCTGCGACTTTTGGCCGCATTCCTGAAAGTAGAGGGCAGCATGGCTTTGCCGTCACATGGCATGTGCCGAATCCCCTCTAGGACATGCCTCCTCACAGGCTTTTAGCCCTAACGTGTCCCATGTACCAGGGTTGTTCTGTCAGCTTTTTTTTGGGGGGGGAGTTCGGTGAGACGGTGTAGGAATCGAGCGAAGCGAGCGACAAAAAGTTTTGAAGAGGGGTCCAGGGGGGAAACTTTTTCAAAAGTTTCCCCCCTGGCCGCCGGAGGCATTCCTTTCTTACAACTTCTGGTCGATTTCCCCAAAGCAGGGGATGCAGTAGGTCTTACCGCCGTAGCGGCGGGTGCGGGATTCCATGACCAGTTCGCCGCATTGGGCGCAGTGAAGGCTTTCGAGGACCTGCGCGGGCCTGGGGGCGGGACAGTCGAGCCGGGTGATGGTGAACATGTCGTCGAGGGGGAGGGTCATGAAGTGGTCGATGGCCTCTTGCCAGCATTCGTTGGGCTTGGCGGGGCCGGTCTCATTGAGCAGGGCGCGAAACCCCTTGCCGGATTTGCGGTCGTAGAAGGTGAAGGCGCGTTTGCCGTAGTCCCTGTGGATGAAGTTGCCTTTGCCGAGAGTGCAGTCGGTCAGGAACTGGATGGCGTCTACTCCGCACATATCGGTTTCGGCCACGGTGACCAGTTCGAGGGTGTCGAGTTCGCCGAGTTCGCGCTGGACGAGTTCCACGGCGCGGATGCCGATGGTCAGGCCGGGGCAGTGGTGTCCGTGGAACCGGACGGTCTCGTCGATTTGCTCTTTGGGGAAGGCGCAGGACATTGGGGAGTCTCCTTTTTCTGTTCTATACGGCAGGGATTACCAGCGGGTGTCCCTGAACGGTGTGGATGTGGACGGGCAACCCGTAGACTTGCTCGACCACCTCGGAGGTGACTTCGCAGGCCGGGCCGGTGGAGTGGATGCGCCCGTCCTTGAGGAACAGGACCTTGTCTGCGTAGCGCAGGGCCGTGTTCAGGTCGTGCATGGTCATGACGGCTCCGATTCGGTGCTCGTCCACCACCCGCCGGAGCATGGTCAGGATGTCCACCTGGCTCTTGAGGTCCAGGCTGGAGGTGGGTTCGTCCAGGAGCATGAGACGCGGTTCCTGGACCAGTGCGCGGGCGATGGCGACCTTTTGCAGCTCGCCGCCGGAAAGTTGGTCGATGTGACGCAGGGCCAGATGGGCCATGTGCAGCCTTTTCAGGGCGGAATCCACGATCTTGAGGTCGTTCTCGCCGACGCGCCAGACGATGTGGGGCTTTCGGCCCATGAGCACGGCGTCGAACACGGTCAGGCGAGCGGTCTCGTTGCGTTGCGCCACGTAGCCGATGCCGAGGGCTATTTCACTCGGCCGCATACGGAGCACGTCGCGGTCTTCGACCAGGACCTTGCCGGCGCAGGGGGAATGGATGGCGTTGATGCATTTGAGGAGGGTGGTCTTGCCCACGCCGTTGGGGCCGAGAATGGCCATGAGTTCGCCCCCTTCGATGTTGAAATTCACATCGTGGAGGACCTTGTGTCCGTTGTAGGCGAAGTCGAGGTCGGTGACGGAGAGGATCATCGCCGTTGCCCCCTTATTATGAGGAAAATGAAGACAGGCGCTCCCAGGAAGGCGGTCAGGACCGAGACCGGCAGCATGTGCGGGGCGAGGATCAGCCGGGCGGCAGTGTCCGACGCGAGCAGGAGCAGCCCGCCAGCCAGGATGGAGCCCGGCAACAGGAAGCGGTGGTCCGAGCCGATGATCCGCCGGACCATGTGCGGAACCACGAGACCGACGAAGCCGATGATGCCGAGGAAAGCGATGATGACCGCCGTGAGCATGGAGGCGAGCATCATGCCGATCAGCCGGACGCGGTCCACGCGCACGCCGAGTCCCTTGGCGGTCTCGTCGCCCGCGTCGATGGCGTTGTAGTTCCAGCCGTTGGCCAGGAAGTAGAGGGATGTGACCACGGTGACGGCGGTCATGACGCCCAGTTCGGACCAGGATGCCCGGGCCGTGTCGCCGAAGGTCCAGAAGACCATGGCCGCCAACTGCACGTCGTCGGCGAAGAATTGCAGGAACATGGTCCCGGCGGTGAACAGCGCGCCCAGGGCCACGCCGGTCAGGATCATGACTTCGGGCGTGGACCCGCGCAGCCTCGACACGGCCACGATGACGCCCGCGGCGGCCAGGCTGAAGAGGAAGGCCACGGCCGTGGTCAGGTACGGATTGGTGATGTTCACGGCGTCCGCATTGGTGGAGGCCATGATTCCGCCGCCCAAGATCATAACAGAGAAGGCCGCGCCGAATGCGGCCGCGTGGGAGATGCCCAGGGTGAAGGGCGAGCCGAGCGGGTTGCGCAGGATGGACTGCATGACCGCACCCGCCACGGACAGGCCCGCGCCCGCCACGATGGCGGACAGGGCCTGGGGCAGGCGGATGTTCCAGATGATGACGTCGTACCGTTTGGAGACGGCCCAACCCATGAGGGTCCGGCCAACGTCCGCAATGGGGATGTGCGCCGCGCCCATGGAGACGGACACCACCAGGCCGAGGGCGAGCAACCCGCCCGCCAGGCAGATCAGGGTCAGCTTGACGCCGATGTAGTGCCGGTACTCGGCAGGGACCTGTCCGTCGGAGAAGTGCATGTCAGTTCACCGGCACGGGCTTGTAGGCCAATCCCTTGAACTGGGCGTTCATGTCCTTGAAGACCGG from Pseudodesulfovibrio thermohalotolerans includes the following:
- a CDS encoding respiratory chain complex I subunit 1 family protein; translated protein: METLILVIIGLVGAPLAGGLLAGLDRRVTAWFQSRQGPPIMQAFYDVAKLFGKEKMVVNQWQILCAWVYLVAAAASVALFFAQGDLLLVIFVQAIGAVFLVMGALSTKSPYAQVGAQRELIQVLAYEPILVLVFVGFYMVTGSFSIEAIWAQETPLLAKMPLLYLALGYALTIKLRKSPFDFSTSHHGHQELVKGVLTEYSGPYLGLIEIAHWYETILVLGLCALFWHTNVAWMALLLAATYMLEILVDNTMARMTWRWMIKRVWLLGMGMSVVNLIWLYAG
- a CDS encoding NADH-quinone oxidoreductase subunit B family protein, with the translated sequence MFGSFIKKSRAKSPWIMHFDCGSCNGCDIEVLACLTPLYDVERFGVVNVGNPKHADVLLVTGTVNHRNKKVLKNIYDQMPEPKAVIAIGACGNTGGVFREAYNVVGGVDKVIPVDVYVPGCPAKPEAIIDGVVAGLAKFAQKVEEAK
- a CDS encoding NADH-quinone oxidoreductase subunit C → MQGKVIDVTVDSLVGEVMHMKNDGQRLVTYSTYQEGDKIGILYHFDKNLEITHLRLLADMDKPIPSVSGVYFAALLVENEIRDQWDVKFDGLVLDFNRTLYLDPEVTQVPLVSNVKIEPKK
- a CDS encoding hydrogenase large subunit, producing MATTVIPFGPQHPVLPEPVHLTLKVEDEIVKEAIPALGYVHRGLEKLADIRDYHQMINVCERVCGICSMIHAVCYSQSIEELMGVEVPDRAKMLRIIWSELHRCHSHLLWLGLFADAFGFEALFMQFWRVRERIMDINEATTGSRVIVSVNVIGGVRADLSPEQIRWILSEIEIVEKEVRAMQDTIMNDYTVKSRTVGIGVMTKEQAWELGAAGPTLRGSGVAQDMRMTGYGAYGELDFEPVVETAGDCWARSTVRFREVLQSIDLVRQAIAKLPEGELATKVKGNPPEGEIFTRVEQPRGECVYYIRGNGTKHLDRLRIRTPTFANIPPLLGMLPGCELADVPVIVLSIDPCISCTER
- a CDS encoding 4Fe-4S binding protein; this translates as MLFTPNVIKNLLKKPVTRKYPFEVRAPFSNYRGELVIDINKCIFCGLCSRKCPSQCITVDKSSGTWQCDPHACVYCGLCRDNCPTKCLSMKDTHRKPVAEKVTWIEHGNPPKPKKRTVEAKPEPEVKPEPAPEAKPEAEVEAKPEVKVEAKTEAPVETKVEVKSEVEAKAKPKTKKSGKKGKKGGK
- a CDS encoding FmdE family protein — translated: MSCAFPKEQIDETVRFHGHHCPGLTIGIRAVELVQRELGELDTLELVTVAETDMCGVDAIQFLTDCTLGKGNFIHRDYGKRAFTFYDRKSGKGFRALLNETGPAKPNECWQEAIDHFMTLPLDDMFTITRLDCPAPRPAQVLESLHCAQCGELVMESRTRRYGGKTYCIPCFGEIDQKL
- a CDS encoding ABC transporter ATP-binding protein, coding for MILSVTDLDFAYNGHKVLHDVNFNIEGGELMAILGPNGVGKTTLLKCINAIHSPCAGKVLVEDRDVLRMRPSEIALGIGYVAQRNETARLTVFDAVLMGRKPHIVWRVGENDLKIVDSALKRLHMAHLALRHIDQLSGGELQKVAIARALVQEPRLMLLDEPTSSLDLKSQVDILTMLRRVVDEHRIGAVMTMHDLNTALRYADKVLFLKDGRIHSTGPACEVTSEVVEQVYGLPVHIHTVQGHPLVIPAV
- a CDS encoding FecCD family ABC transporter permease is translated as MHFSDGQVPAEYRHYIGVKLTLICLAGGLLALGLVVSVSMGAAHIPIADVGRTLMGWAVSKRYDVIIWNIRLPQALSAIVAGAGLSVAGAVMQSILRNPLGSPFTLGISHAAAFGAAFSVMILGGGIMASTNADAVNITNPYLTTAVAFLFSLAAAGVIVAVSRLRGSTPEVMILTGVALGALFTAGTMFLQFFADDVQLAAMVFWTFGDTARASWSELGVMTAVTVVTSLYFLANGWNYNAIDAGDETAKGLGVRVDRVRLIGMMLASMLTAVIIAFLGIIGFVGLVVPHMVRRIIGSDHRFLLPGSILAGGLLLLASDTAARLILAPHMLPVSVLTAFLGAPVFIFLIIRGQRR